One window of Athalia rosae chromosome 2, iyAthRosa1.1, whole genome shotgun sequence genomic DNA carries:
- the LOC105692253 gene encoding LIM/homeobox protein Lhx5 isoform X1 yields the protein MLLSCAGCEKPILDKFLLNVLDRAWHADCVRCFDCRNPLQDKCFSREAKLFCRNDFFRRYGTKCGGCLQGISPSDLVRKARDKVFHLNCFTCLVCRKQLSTGEELYVLDDNKFVCKEDYLSGKPLPHTHHAHSHHSHHGGDSLMGSGSEDEDDDGSSHHHHSGVGGTHLGPHNLAAGVPGDPGVGHGGDLPLGGDPCKQEDSEDQGSLDGDPETRDSQTENKSPDGGAGGGSGDGGAGSKRRGPRTTIKAKQLEILKTAFSQTPKPTRHIREQLAKETGLPMRVIQVWFQNKRSKERRLKQLTSMGRGPFFGGSRKMRGFPLNLSPGALGGEDGPPPGFPYFAADKFEFGYGGPVAFHHEFFGGHPPPHPHGPPFSGPGNPVGLAIAGLDPASLAGMAAAAAAAGEYPPPGGPGGPPEFLTGPPGQGPPAPPGGSPGEFLAPSGRCGTFTGGGQGNPGGGGNGGGPGGGGGGGGFPEPHQMQSEGLVW from the exons ATGCTCCTGTCATGTGCGGGCTGCGAGAAACCTATTCTTGACAAGTTCCTGTTGAATGTCTTGGATCGAGCGTGGCACGCCGATTGTGTACGATGTTTCGACTGTCGCAATCCACTACAGGACAAGTGCTTCTCCAGGGAAGCGAAACTCTTCTGCAGAAACGATTTCTTCAG GCGGTACGGCACGAAGTGCGGCGGTTGTCTGCAGGGCATCAGCCCGTCGGATCTGGTCAGAAAAGCGAGAGACAAGGTGTTTCATCTCAACTGTTTTACCTGCCTAGTTTGCCGGAAACAATTGAGCACGGGGGAGGAACTCTACGTCTTGGACGACAACAAGTTCGTATGCAAAGAGGATTATTTGTCGGGGAAACCCTTGCCCCACACTCACCACGCTCACAGTCATCACAGTCATCACG GAGGCGATTCGTTGATGGGATCGGGTtcggaggacgaggacgatgaCGGAAGTTCGCATCATCACCACAGCGGCGTTGGCGGCACGCATTTAGGGCCCCATAATTTGGCCGCCGGGGTCCCCGGAGATCCGGGAGTGGGACACGGCGGTGATTTACCCCTCGGCGGCGACCCCTGCAAGCAGGAAGACTCCGAGGATCAAG GTTCGCTCGACGGCGATCCTGAGACCCGAGACAGCCAGACGGAGAATAAAAGTCCCGATGGAGGTGCGGGAGGAGGAAGCGGCGACGGTGGAGCCGGTTCAAAAAGGCGAGGCCCCAGGACGACCATTAAAGCAAAACAGTTGGAGATCCTCAAGACCGCGTTTTCGCAGACGCCTAAACCCACGAGACACATCAGAGAACAACTCGCAAAGGAGACCGGACTGCCCATGAGGGTCATACAG GTGTGGTTCCAGAACAAGAGAAGCAAAGAGCGGAGGTTGAAACAACTGACGTCTATGGGGAGAGGACCGTTTTTCGGAGGTTCCCGGAAAATGCGAGGCTTCCCTTTGAACCTGAGCCCCGGCGCGTTGGGCGGCGAAGACGGACCACCCCCGGGATTCCCCTATTTCGCTGCGGACAAATTTGAATTCGGCTACGGCGGACCCGTGGCGTTTCACCACGAATTCTTCGGCGGACATCCGCCGCCGCATCCTCACGGTCCGCCCTTCAGCGGCCCCGGAAATCCTG TTGGTCTTGCTATTGCAGGCCTAGATCCAGCTAGTCTAGCAGGAATGGCAGctgcggcggcagcagcaggcGAATATCCTCCCCCAGGTGGACCGGGTGGTCCTCCTGAATTCCTCACGGGTCCTCCTGGACAAGGTCCTCCCGCGCCGCCGGGTGGTAGTCCCGGTGAATTTTTGGCGCCGTCGG GACGCTGTGGGACCTTTACAGGCGGTGGACAGGGTAATCCTGGTGGTGGGGGTAACGGAGGTGGTCCTGGAggcggagggggtgggggtggattTCCCGAACCCCACCAGATGCAGAGCGAAGGTCTCGTCTGGTAG
- the LOC105692253 gene encoding LIM/homeobox protein Lhx5 isoform X4, giving the protein MLLSCAGCEKPILDKFLLNVLDRAWHADCVRCFDCRNPLQDKCFSREAKLFCRNDFFRRYGTKCGGCLQGISPSDLVRKARDKVFHLNCFTCLVCRKQLSTGEELYVLDDNKFVCKEDYLSGKPLPHTHHAHSHHSHHGGDSLMGSGSEDEDDDGSSHHHHSGVGGTHLGPHNLAAGVPGDPGVGHGGDLPLGGDPCKQEDSEDQGSLDGDPETRDSQTENKSPDGGAGGGSGDGGAGSKRRGPRTTIKAKQLEILKTAFSQTPKPTRHIREQLAKETGLPMRVIQVWFQNKRSKERRLKQLTSMGRGPFFGGSRKMRGFPLNLSPGALGGEDGPPPGFPYFAADKFEFGYGGPVAFHHEFFGGHPPPHPHGPPFSGPGNPGLDPASLAGMAAAAAAAGEYPPPGGPGGPPEFLTGPPGQGPPAPPGGSPGEFLAPSGGGQGNPGGGGNGGGPGGGGGGGGFPEPHQMQSEGLVW; this is encoded by the exons ATGCTCCTGTCATGTGCGGGCTGCGAGAAACCTATTCTTGACAAGTTCCTGTTGAATGTCTTGGATCGAGCGTGGCACGCCGATTGTGTACGATGTTTCGACTGTCGCAATCCACTACAGGACAAGTGCTTCTCCAGGGAAGCGAAACTCTTCTGCAGAAACGATTTCTTCAG GCGGTACGGCACGAAGTGCGGCGGTTGTCTGCAGGGCATCAGCCCGTCGGATCTGGTCAGAAAAGCGAGAGACAAGGTGTTTCATCTCAACTGTTTTACCTGCCTAGTTTGCCGGAAACAATTGAGCACGGGGGAGGAACTCTACGTCTTGGACGACAACAAGTTCGTATGCAAAGAGGATTATTTGTCGGGGAAACCCTTGCCCCACACTCACCACGCTCACAGTCATCACAGTCATCACG GAGGCGATTCGTTGATGGGATCGGGTtcggaggacgaggacgatgaCGGAAGTTCGCATCATCACCACAGCGGCGTTGGCGGCACGCATTTAGGGCCCCATAATTTGGCCGCCGGGGTCCCCGGAGATCCGGGAGTGGGACACGGCGGTGATTTACCCCTCGGCGGCGACCCCTGCAAGCAGGAAGACTCCGAGGATCAAG GTTCGCTCGACGGCGATCCTGAGACCCGAGACAGCCAGACGGAGAATAAAAGTCCCGATGGAGGTGCGGGAGGAGGAAGCGGCGACGGTGGAGCCGGTTCAAAAAGGCGAGGCCCCAGGACGACCATTAAAGCAAAACAGTTGGAGATCCTCAAGACCGCGTTTTCGCAGACGCCTAAACCCACGAGACACATCAGAGAACAACTCGCAAAGGAGACCGGACTGCCCATGAGGGTCATACAG GTGTGGTTCCAGAACAAGAGAAGCAAAGAGCGGAGGTTGAAACAACTGACGTCTATGGGGAGAGGACCGTTTTTCGGAGGTTCCCGGAAAATGCGAGGCTTCCCTTTGAACCTGAGCCCCGGCGCGTTGGGCGGCGAAGACGGACCACCCCCGGGATTCCCCTATTTCGCTGCGGACAAATTTGAATTCGGCTACGGCGGACCCGTGGCGTTTCACCACGAATTCTTCGGCGGACATCCGCCGCCGCATCCTCACGGTCCGCCCTTCAGCGGCCCCGGAAATCCTG GCCTAGATCCAGCTAGTCTAGCAGGAATGGCAGctgcggcggcagcagcaggcGAATATCCTCCCCCAGGTGGACCGGGTGGTCCTCCTGAATTCCTCACGGGTCCTCCTGGACAAGGTCCTCCCGCGCCGCCGGGTGGTAGTCCCGGTGAATTTTTGGCGCCGTCGG GCGGTGGACAGGGTAATCCTGGTGGTGGGGGTAACGGAGGTGGTCCTGGAggcggagggggtgggggtggattTCCCGAACCCCACCAGATGCAGAGCGAAGGTCTCGTCTGGTAG
- the LOC105692253 gene encoding LIM/homeobox protein Lhx5 isoform X2: MLLSCAGCEKPILDKFLLNVLDRAWHADCVRCFDCRNPLQDKCFSREAKLFCRNDFFRRYGTKCGGCLQGISPSDLVRKARDKVFHLNCFTCLVCRKQLSTGEELYVLDDNKFVCKEDYLSGKPLPHTHHAHSHHSHHGGDSLMGSGSEDEDDDGSSHHHHSGVGGTHLGPHNLAAGVPGDPGVGHGGDLPLGGDPCKQEDSEDQGSLDGDPETRDSQTENKSPDGGAGGGSGDGGAGSKRRGPRTTIKAKQLEILKTAFSQTPKPTRHIREQLAKETGLPMRVIQVWFQNKRSKERRLKQLTSMGRGPFFGGSRKMRGFPLNLSPGALGGEDGPPPGFPYFAADKFEFGYGGPVAFHHEFFGGHPPPHPHGPPFSGPGNPGLDPASLAGMAAAAAAAGEYPPPGGPGGPPEFLTGPPGQGPPAPPGGSPGEFLAPSGRCGTFTGGGQGNPGGGGNGGGPGGGGGGGGFPEPHQMQSEGLVW, encoded by the exons ATGCTCCTGTCATGTGCGGGCTGCGAGAAACCTATTCTTGACAAGTTCCTGTTGAATGTCTTGGATCGAGCGTGGCACGCCGATTGTGTACGATGTTTCGACTGTCGCAATCCACTACAGGACAAGTGCTTCTCCAGGGAAGCGAAACTCTTCTGCAGAAACGATTTCTTCAG GCGGTACGGCACGAAGTGCGGCGGTTGTCTGCAGGGCATCAGCCCGTCGGATCTGGTCAGAAAAGCGAGAGACAAGGTGTTTCATCTCAACTGTTTTACCTGCCTAGTTTGCCGGAAACAATTGAGCACGGGGGAGGAACTCTACGTCTTGGACGACAACAAGTTCGTATGCAAAGAGGATTATTTGTCGGGGAAACCCTTGCCCCACACTCACCACGCTCACAGTCATCACAGTCATCACG GAGGCGATTCGTTGATGGGATCGGGTtcggaggacgaggacgatgaCGGAAGTTCGCATCATCACCACAGCGGCGTTGGCGGCACGCATTTAGGGCCCCATAATTTGGCCGCCGGGGTCCCCGGAGATCCGGGAGTGGGACACGGCGGTGATTTACCCCTCGGCGGCGACCCCTGCAAGCAGGAAGACTCCGAGGATCAAG GTTCGCTCGACGGCGATCCTGAGACCCGAGACAGCCAGACGGAGAATAAAAGTCCCGATGGAGGTGCGGGAGGAGGAAGCGGCGACGGTGGAGCCGGTTCAAAAAGGCGAGGCCCCAGGACGACCATTAAAGCAAAACAGTTGGAGATCCTCAAGACCGCGTTTTCGCAGACGCCTAAACCCACGAGACACATCAGAGAACAACTCGCAAAGGAGACCGGACTGCCCATGAGGGTCATACAG GTGTGGTTCCAGAACAAGAGAAGCAAAGAGCGGAGGTTGAAACAACTGACGTCTATGGGGAGAGGACCGTTTTTCGGAGGTTCCCGGAAAATGCGAGGCTTCCCTTTGAACCTGAGCCCCGGCGCGTTGGGCGGCGAAGACGGACCACCCCCGGGATTCCCCTATTTCGCTGCGGACAAATTTGAATTCGGCTACGGCGGACCCGTGGCGTTTCACCACGAATTCTTCGGCGGACATCCGCCGCCGCATCCTCACGGTCCGCCCTTCAGCGGCCCCGGAAATCCTG GCCTAGATCCAGCTAGTCTAGCAGGAATGGCAGctgcggcggcagcagcaggcGAATATCCTCCCCCAGGTGGACCGGGTGGTCCTCCTGAATTCCTCACGGGTCCTCCTGGACAAGGTCCTCCCGCGCCGCCGGGTGGTAGTCCCGGTGAATTTTTGGCGCCGTCGG GACGCTGTGGGACCTTTACAGGCGGTGGACAGGGTAATCCTGGTGGTGGGGGTAACGGAGGTGGTCCTGGAggcggagggggtgggggtggattTCCCGAACCCCACCAGATGCAGAGCGAAGGTCTCGTCTGGTAG
- the LOC105692253 gene encoding LIM/homeobox protein Lhx5 isoform X5 has translation MLLSCAGCEKPILDKFLLNVLDRAWHADCVRCFDCRNPLQDKCFSREAKLFCRNDFFRRYGTKCGGCLQGISPSDLVRKARDKVFHLNCFTCLVCRKQLSTGEELYVLDDNKFVCKEDYLSGKPLPHTHHAHSHHSHHGGDSLMGSGSEDEDDDGSSHHHHSGVGGTHLGPHNLAAGVPGDPGVGHGGDLPLGGDPCKQEDSEDQGSLDGDPETRDSQTENKSPDGGAGGGSGDGGAGSKRRGPRTTIKAKQLEILKTAFSQTPKPTRHIREQLAKETGLPMRVIQVWFQNKRSKERRLKQLTSMGRGPFFGGSRKMRGFPLNLSPGALGGEDGPPPGFPYFAADKFEFGYGGPVAFHHEFFGGHPPPHPHGPPFSGPGNPVGLAIAGLDPASLAGMAAAAAAAGEYPPPGGPGGPPEFLTGPPGQGPPAPPGGSPGEFLAPSGYVN, from the exons ATGCTCCTGTCATGTGCGGGCTGCGAGAAACCTATTCTTGACAAGTTCCTGTTGAATGTCTTGGATCGAGCGTGGCACGCCGATTGTGTACGATGTTTCGACTGTCGCAATCCACTACAGGACAAGTGCTTCTCCAGGGAAGCGAAACTCTTCTGCAGAAACGATTTCTTCAG GCGGTACGGCACGAAGTGCGGCGGTTGTCTGCAGGGCATCAGCCCGTCGGATCTGGTCAGAAAAGCGAGAGACAAGGTGTTTCATCTCAACTGTTTTACCTGCCTAGTTTGCCGGAAACAATTGAGCACGGGGGAGGAACTCTACGTCTTGGACGACAACAAGTTCGTATGCAAAGAGGATTATTTGTCGGGGAAACCCTTGCCCCACACTCACCACGCTCACAGTCATCACAGTCATCACG GAGGCGATTCGTTGATGGGATCGGGTtcggaggacgaggacgatgaCGGAAGTTCGCATCATCACCACAGCGGCGTTGGCGGCACGCATTTAGGGCCCCATAATTTGGCCGCCGGGGTCCCCGGAGATCCGGGAGTGGGACACGGCGGTGATTTACCCCTCGGCGGCGACCCCTGCAAGCAGGAAGACTCCGAGGATCAAG GTTCGCTCGACGGCGATCCTGAGACCCGAGACAGCCAGACGGAGAATAAAAGTCCCGATGGAGGTGCGGGAGGAGGAAGCGGCGACGGTGGAGCCGGTTCAAAAAGGCGAGGCCCCAGGACGACCATTAAAGCAAAACAGTTGGAGATCCTCAAGACCGCGTTTTCGCAGACGCCTAAACCCACGAGACACATCAGAGAACAACTCGCAAAGGAGACCGGACTGCCCATGAGGGTCATACAG GTGTGGTTCCAGAACAAGAGAAGCAAAGAGCGGAGGTTGAAACAACTGACGTCTATGGGGAGAGGACCGTTTTTCGGAGGTTCCCGGAAAATGCGAGGCTTCCCTTTGAACCTGAGCCCCGGCGCGTTGGGCGGCGAAGACGGACCACCCCCGGGATTCCCCTATTTCGCTGCGGACAAATTTGAATTCGGCTACGGCGGACCCGTGGCGTTTCACCACGAATTCTTCGGCGGACATCCGCCGCCGCATCCTCACGGTCCGCCCTTCAGCGGCCCCGGAAATCCTG TTGGTCTTGCTATTGCAGGCCTAGATCCAGCTAGTCTAGCAGGAATGGCAGctgcggcggcagcagcaggcGAATATCCTCCCCCAGGTGGACCGGGTGGTCCTCCTGAATTCCTCACGGGTCCTCCTGGACAAGGTCCTCCCGCGCCGCCGGGTGGTAGTCCCGGTGAATTTTTGGCGCCGTCGG GATATGTTAATTAA
- the LOC105692253 gene encoding LIM/homeobox protein Lhx5 isoform X3, translating to MLLSCAGCEKPILDKFLLNVLDRAWHADCVRCFDCRNPLQDKCFSREAKLFCRNDFFRRYGTKCGGCLQGISPSDLVRKARDKVFHLNCFTCLVCRKQLSTGEELYVLDDNKFVCKEDYLSGKPLPHTHHAHSHHSHHGGDSLMGSGSEDEDDDGSSHHHHSGVGGTHLGPHNLAAGVPGDPGVGHGGDLPLGGDPCKQEDSEDQGSLDGDPETRDSQTENKSPDGGAGGGSGDGGAGSKRRGPRTTIKAKQLEILKTAFSQTPKPTRHIREQLAKETGLPMRVIQVWFQNKRSKERRLKQLTSMGRGPFFGGSRKMRGFPLNLSPGALGGEDGPPPGFPYFAADKFEFGYGGPVAFHHEFFGGHPPPHPHGPPFSGPGNPVGLAIAGLDPASLAGMAAAAAAAGEYPPPGGPGGPPEFLTGPPGQGPPAPPGGSPGEFLAPSGGGQGNPGGGGNGGGPGGGGGGGGFPEPHQMQSEGLVW from the exons ATGCTCCTGTCATGTGCGGGCTGCGAGAAACCTATTCTTGACAAGTTCCTGTTGAATGTCTTGGATCGAGCGTGGCACGCCGATTGTGTACGATGTTTCGACTGTCGCAATCCACTACAGGACAAGTGCTTCTCCAGGGAAGCGAAACTCTTCTGCAGAAACGATTTCTTCAG GCGGTACGGCACGAAGTGCGGCGGTTGTCTGCAGGGCATCAGCCCGTCGGATCTGGTCAGAAAAGCGAGAGACAAGGTGTTTCATCTCAACTGTTTTACCTGCCTAGTTTGCCGGAAACAATTGAGCACGGGGGAGGAACTCTACGTCTTGGACGACAACAAGTTCGTATGCAAAGAGGATTATTTGTCGGGGAAACCCTTGCCCCACACTCACCACGCTCACAGTCATCACAGTCATCACG GAGGCGATTCGTTGATGGGATCGGGTtcggaggacgaggacgatgaCGGAAGTTCGCATCATCACCACAGCGGCGTTGGCGGCACGCATTTAGGGCCCCATAATTTGGCCGCCGGGGTCCCCGGAGATCCGGGAGTGGGACACGGCGGTGATTTACCCCTCGGCGGCGACCCCTGCAAGCAGGAAGACTCCGAGGATCAAG GTTCGCTCGACGGCGATCCTGAGACCCGAGACAGCCAGACGGAGAATAAAAGTCCCGATGGAGGTGCGGGAGGAGGAAGCGGCGACGGTGGAGCCGGTTCAAAAAGGCGAGGCCCCAGGACGACCATTAAAGCAAAACAGTTGGAGATCCTCAAGACCGCGTTTTCGCAGACGCCTAAACCCACGAGACACATCAGAGAACAACTCGCAAAGGAGACCGGACTGCCCATGAGGGTCATACAG GTGTGGTTCCAGAACAAGAGAAGCAAAGAGCGGAGGTTGAAACAACTGACGTCTATGGGGAGAGGACCGTTTTTCGGAGGTTCCCGGAAAATGCGAGGCTTCCCTTTGAACCTGAGCCCCGGCGCGTTGGGCGGCGAAGACGGACCACCCCCGGGATTCCCCTATTTCGCTGCGGACAAATTTGAATTCGGCTACGGCGGACCCGTGGCGTTTCACCACGAATTCTTCGGCGGACATCCGCCGCCGCATCCTCACGGTCCGCCCTTCAGCGGCCCCGGAAATCCTG TTGGTCTTGCTATTGCAGGCCTAGATCCAGCTAGTCTAGCAGGAATGGCAGctgcggcggcagcagcaggcGAATATCCTCCCCCAGGTGGACCGGGTGGTCCTCCTGAATTCCTCACGGGTCCTCCTGGACAAGGTCCTCCCGCGCCGCCGGGTGGTAGTCCCGGTGAATTTTTGGCGCCGTCGG GCGGTGGACAGGGTAATCCTGGTGGTGGGGGTAACGGAGGTGGTCCTGGAggcggagggggtgggggtggattTCCCGAACCCCACCAGATGCAGAGCGAAGGTCTCGTCTGGTAG